A single genomic interval of Amycolatopsis albispora harbors:
- a CDS encoding DUF6343 family protein, translating into MNASRRRTRAEYERGLPDYHDPTAGYGGAAPAYSALTLRIVLASAAVVLCVAGAVFFVAQDAVWGAVVLGVVAVVSLVDLGWVVHRKRRGEPG; encoded by the coding sequence ATGAACGCGTCGCGGAGGCGGACCCGCGCGGAGTACGAGCGTGGGCTGCCGGACTATCACGACCCCACGGCCGGTTACGGCGGTGCCGCTCCGGCGTACAGCGCGCTCACCCTGCGCATCGTGCTGGCCTCGGCCGCGGTGGTGCTCTGCGTGGCCGGTGCGGTGTTCTTCGTGGCACAGGACGCGGTGTGGGGCGCCGTCGTGCTCGGTGTCGTCGCCGTGGTCAGCCTGGTCGACCTCGGCTGGGTGGTGCACCGGAAACGGCGCGGGGAACCGGGTTGA
- a CDS encoding TIGR03619 family F420-dependent LLM class oxidoreductase yields MRIGFSLPVFGKATATPGGVARYARAAEEAGAASLWVGDRLLSPVAPEVAYPGYDTMPEEFSIAQDPFILLAVAAAVTEKVTLGSSTINATQYQPATFARQLTSIDVASNGRLLAGLGIGWSPDEYNAVGVPMAERGKRLDDLLDLLEAWWTKDVVAHQGVGYTIPESHVGLKPVRKPPVYLAGFGERAQRRVAERADGWLPVWSVPEQFPAEALTGGLAKIRAAAEKAGRDPGALGVALRVNAGPGTEPELLAEAVKKIVPALDADHAFVDLTYLTSSVDEHIELTGRLLDLIGKG; encoded by the coding sequence ATGCGCATTGGGTTCAGTCTTCCGGTCTTCGGCAAGGCGACGGCCACGCCGGGCGGGGTGGCGCGGTACGCGCGCGCCGCCGAGGAAGCGGGGGCCGCCAGCCTCTGGGTCGGCGACCGGCTGCTTTCACCGGTGGCGCCCGAGGTGGCCTATCCCGGCTACGACACCATGCCGGAGGAGTTTTCCATCGCCCAGGATCCGTTCATCCTGCTCGCCGTGGCGGCCGCCGTCACGGAGAAGGTGACCCTCGGCTCCAGCACCATCAACGCGACGCAGTACCAGCCCGCCACCTTCGCGCGGCAGCTGACCAGCATCGACGTGGCCAGCAACGGCAGGCTGCTGGCCGGGCTCGGCATCGGCTGGTCGCCCGACGAGTACAACGCCGTCGGCGTCCCGATGGCCGAGCGCGGCAAGCGGCTGGACGACCTGCTCGACCTGCTGGAGGCGTGGTGGACGAAGGACGTGGTGGCACACCAGGGAGTCGGTTACACCATTCCGGAGAGCCATGTCGGGCTGAAGCCGGTCCGCAAGCCGCCGGTGTACCTGGCCGGATTCGGTGAGCGCGCGCAGCGCCGGGTCGCGGAACGGGCCGACGGCTGGCTGCCGGTGTGGTCGGTACCCGAGCAGTTCCCCGCGGAAGCGCTCACCGGGGGACTGGCCAAGATCCGCGCCGCCGCCGAGAAGGCCGGGCGTGACCCGGGGGCGCTGGGCGTCGCGCTGCGCGTGAACGCCGGACCCGGGACCGAGCCGGAACTCCTCGCCGAAGCGGTGAAGAAGATCGTCCCGGCGCTCGACGCGGACCATGCCTTCGTCGACCTCACCTACCTCACCAGCAGCGTGGACGAGCACATCGAGCTCACCGGCCGCCTGCTGGACCTGATCGGCAAGGGCTGA
- a CDS encoding pectate lyase codes for MRGNGKKLTTLIAGLLVAAGLAWPPATATAAPAWPTPTGQVSVNGTISVPSSGLDGGMRRYCCIGDGGQEEDQDPMFLLAPGATLQNVIIGGPAGDGVHCTGPCTLRNVWWEDVGEDAATFRGSGDPAFLVDGGGARSAGDKVFQHNGGGTLTVQNFQAGDFGTFYRSCGNCSTQYQRDVVFRDITLTRPGNRVAGVNTNYGDTARFSGLTIVGDPDRKMVICQKYIGNDDGDEPDENGSGPDSTHCRYSASDITYQ; via the coding sequence GTGCGCGGAAACGGAAAGAAACTGACCACACTCATCGCCGGCCTGCTGGTGGCGGCCGGCTTGGCCTGGCCGCCCGCCACCGCGACGGCCGCACCGGCGTGGCCGACGCCCACCGGGCAGGTCAGCGTGAACGGCACGATCTCGGTGCCGTCGAGCGGCCTCGACGGCGGCATGCGCCGGTACTGCTGCATCGGCGACGGCGGCCAGGAGGAGGACCAGGACCCGATGTTCCTGCTCGCTCCCGGCGCCACGCTGCAGAACGTGATCATCGGCGGCCCGGCTGGGGACGGCGTGCACTGCACGGGTCCCTGCACGCTGCGGAACGTGTGGTGGGAGGACGTCGGCGAGGACGCGGCGACCTTCCGCGGCAGCGGTGATCCCGCCTTCCTGGTCGACGGCGGCGGTGCCCGTTCGGCGGGGGACAAGGTGTTCCAGCACAACGGGGGCGGCACGCTGACCGTGCAGAACTTCCAGGCCGGCGACTTCGGCACGTTCTACCGCTCGTGCGGCAACTGCTCCACCCAGTACCAGCGCGACGTGGTGTTCCGGGACATCACGCTGACCCGGCCGGGCAACCGGGTGGCGGGCGTCAACACCAACTACGGCGACACGGCCAGGTTCAGCGGGCTCACCATCGTCGGCGACCCCGACCGGAAGATGGTCATCTGCCAGAAGTACATCGGCAACGACGACGGCGACGAACCCGACGAGAACGGCTCCGGGCCGGACAGCACCCACTGCCGCTACTCCGCGAGCGACATCACCTACCAGTAG
- a CDS encoding winged helix-turn-helix transcriptional regulator, whose amino-acid sequence MWTDPDCPVARAADVVGDRWSLLIVRDAMDGARSFTDFQQRTGIARNILTDRLRKLTTHGLITQVEAPSGKRRVYTLTDAGKDLFAVIVALRQWGERHAFGPGEPHSLLVDEHGEVVPPVVPVAADGSPLTSDTTSVRKKGV is encoded by the coding sequence GTGTGGACGGACCCGGACTGCCCGGTCGCCCGCGCGGCGGACGTGGTCGGCGACCGGTGGAGCCTGCTGATCGTCCGTGACGCGATGGACGGGGCGCGCTCCTTCACCGACTTCCAGCAGCGCACCGGCATCGCCCGCAACATCCTCACCGACCGGCTGCGGAAGCTCACCACGCACGGCCTGATCACCCAGGTCGAAGCCCCGTCGGGCAAGCGCCGCGTGTACACCCTCACCGACGCGGGCAAGGACCTGTTCGCGGTGATCGTCGCGCTTCGGCAGTGGGGTGAGCGCCACGCCTTCGGCCCAGGCGAACCACACTCGCTCCTGGTCGACGAACACGGCGAGGTCGTCCCGCCAGTCGTCCCGGTCGCCGCAGACGGCTCACCACTGACCAGCGACACGACTTCGGTGCGCAAGAAAGGAGTATGA
- a CDS encoding MFS transporter: MGRGTRLVLAVVCGVAVAGVYAGQPVLEPMGRDLGMPRESVGWFVAAGQLGYLAGLVLLVPLGDLLDRRRLIAAHLALVAAGLAIAATAPAAWVALCGLVVAGGFAVVVQTAVAFAAAISPPGERGRTLGVVTSGVVVGILGARAVTGGLADLWGWRSSYLVLAVLSAVLAVVALVALPTDLRVDRSRYGQVIRTLGGLFNNPIFLTRGLVAFFLFASFGTLWSGMALPLAAAPWQLSEAQIGLFGVAGLAGALGAARAGRWGDAGHTGRVTGIALVLLLGSWLAIGQLGWSLPLLVLGVVVLDFAVQAVHVGNQHVLTTAYPERTSSAIGGYMVFYSLGSAFGAAATTALFDAFGWAGPTVLGALLALGALVTAARGGRSAAGPTRRGSSRSRTRARRRAGSLGTKGFPPTRSGAAGEPAGSRCARGPGAAPSGPA; the protein is encoded by the coding sequence GTGGGGCGGGGAACGAGGCTGGTGCTGGCCGTGGTGTGCGGTGTGGCCGTCGCCGGGGTGTATGCCGGGCAGCCGGTGCTGGAGCCGATGGGGCGGGACCTCGGTATGCCGCGGGAATCGGTCGGCTGGTTCGTCGCCGCCGGGCAGCTCGGGTATCTCGCCGGGCTGGTTCTGCTGGTGCCGCTGGGTGACCTGCTCGACCGCAGGCGCCTGATCGCCGCGCACCTGGCGCTGGTGGCGGCCGGGCTGGCGATCGCCGCGACCGCGCCCGCGGCCTGGGTGGCGCTGTGCGGACTCGTGGTGGCGGGCGGGTTCGCGGTTGTCGTGCAGACGGCGGTCGCCTTCGCGGCGGCGATCTCCCCGCCCGGCGAGCGCGGGCGCACTCTGGGTGTGGTCACGTCGGGGGTGGTGGTCGGCATTCTCGGCGCCCGTGCGGTCACCGGCGGCCTCGCGGATCTGTGGGGCTGGCGCAGCAGCTACCTGGTGCTGGCCGTGCTCTCCGCCGTGCTCGCTGTGGTCGCCTTGGTGGCTTTGCCGACGGACCTCCGGGTGGATCGGTCCCGATATGGACAGGTGATCCGTACTCTTGGAGGATTGTTCAACAATCCTATTTTTCTCACGCGGGGACTGGTTGCGTTTTTCCTGTTCGCCTCCTTCGGCACGCTCTGGAGTGGCATGGCCTTACCGCTCGCCGCCGCGCCCTGGCAGCTGAGCGAAGCGCAGATCGGGCTGTTCGGCGTCGCCGGGCTCGCCGGTGCGCTGGGCGCCGCCCGCGCCGGACGCTGGGGCGACGCCGGGCACACCGGCCGCGTCACCGGCATCGCGCTCGTGCTGCTGCTCGGCTCGTGGCTCGCGATCGGGCAGCTCGGCTGGTCGCTGCCCCTGCTGGTGCTCGGAGTGGTGGTGCTGGACTTCGCCGTCCAGGCCGTGCACGTCGGCAACCAGCACGTGCTGACCACCGCCTACCCCGAGCGCACCAGCAGCGCGATCGGCGGCTACATGGTCTTCTACTCCCTCGGGTCCGCGTTCGGCGCCGCTGCGACCACCGCGTTGTTCGACGCGTTCGGCTGGGCCGGTCCCACCGTGCTCGGCGCGCTGCTCGCCCTCGGTGCGCTCGTCACCGCCGCTCGCGGTGGACGGTCAGCAGCCGGACCGACGCGGCGAGGCAGCTCGCGCAGCCGGACACGTGCTCGTCGACGTGCTGGATCCCTTGGTACGAAAGGTTTCCCACCAACCAGGTCGGGAGCTGCCGGCGAACCGGCCGGCAGCCGGTGTGCGCGTGGGCCTGGTGCAGCTCCGTCCGGACCCGCCTGA
- a CDS encoding ester cyclase, with product MPTDQETRNQAVFGRFHDALNTHDLALISKTIDEVVHPDVLFHAPVPTGLSGPDALKQVWEVLLRAFPDIRVTTEDTIAAGDKVVFRNTVTGTHLGDYRGHPPTGKSVSYKEIFIVRFDGDRIAETWGVVDVFGQLRQLGLLPDGLL from the coding sequence ATGCCGACCGACCAGGAAACCAGGAACCAGGCGGTGTTCGGCCGGTTCCACGACGCGCTGAACACCCACGACCTGGCGCTCATCAGCAAGACCATCGACGAGGTCGTGCACCCGGACGTGTTGTTCCACGCGCCCGTCCCGACCGGGCTGAGCGGGCCGGACGCGCTCAAGCAGGTGTGGGAGGTGCTGCTCCGCGCGTTCCCGGACATCCGGGTGACCACCGAGGACACCATCGCCGCCGGGGACAAGGTCGTCTTCCGCAACACCGTCACCGGCACCCATCTCGGCGACTACCGCGGCCACCCGCCGACCGGGAAGTCCGTGTCGTACAAGGAGATCTTCATCGTCCGGTTCGACGGCGACCGGATCGCCGAGACGTGGGGCGTGGTGGACGTCTTCGGGCAGCTGCGGCAACTCGGCCTGCTCCCGGACGGCCTGCTGTAG
- a CDS encoding carboxymuconolactone decarboxylase family protein, with protein MTSTIEPDELKSRLPDPAELFPELTALSGALVKALGDGPIPRTTISLVQLRAAQLAGSTYLTVRVTDELRTAGEPERRITAVATWADAPYFTADERIALELVEAVMTPNPSGERVSDELFARASAVYSDEALWTLTVAIGHFSLFVPVALIGKPLPGRPPGQNYRK; from the coding sequence ATGACAAGCACGATCGAGCCGGACGAGCTGAAGTCACGCCTGCCCGATCCCGCCGAGCTGTTCCCCGAACTGACCGCGCTGTCCGGCGCACTGGTCAAGGCGCTCGGCGACGGCCCGATCCCGCGGACCACGATCAGCCTGGTGCAGCTGCGGGCCGCGCAGCTGGCGGGCAGCACCTATCTGACCGTCCGGGTGACCGACGAGCTGCGCACGGCCGGGGAACCGGAGCGGCGCATCACCGCCGTGGCGACCTGGGCGGACGCGCCGTACTTCACCGCCGACGAACGGATCGCGCTGGAGCTGGTGGAGGCCGTGATGACGCCGAACCCGTCCGGGGAGCGCGTGTCCGACGAGCTGTTCGCCAGGGCGTCCGCCGTCTACAGCGACGAGGCACTTTGGACGCTCACCGTGGCGATCGGCCATTTCAGTCTGTTCGTGCCGGTCGCGCTGATCGGCAAGCCGCTGCCGGGGCGTCCTCCCGGCCAGAACTACCGGAAGTGA
- the sigJ gene encoding RNA polymerase sigma factor SigJ, producing MTTTTDPGLSERHQLVNVAYRLLGSLAEAEDVVQEAYARWYALPAAQRAAIEAPGGWLTKVAARLCLNLLGSARVRRERYVGDWLPEPLPEPGGDPADRVALDESVTMAFLVVLDSMTPAERVAFVLHDVFRYPFTEVAEILGRSPAACRQLATSARRRVRTARKPAPAARQAEVVRKFKRAWEAGDIGALVGLLDPGVTAVGDGGGRAGTRRSPVEGAEELVRYLLAIAERLSALELAECTVNGQPGLLARENGVTVTVYAFDLDGERIRNIWAVRNPEKLRLWNTRRAGAA from the coding sequence ATGACCACCACGACCGATCCCGGCCTGAGCGAGCGGCACCAGCTGGTCAACGTCGCCTACCGGCTGCTCGGCTCGCTGGCGGAGGCCGAGGACGTGGTGCAGGAGGCCTACGCCCGCTGGTACGCGCTGCCCGCCGCGCAGCGGGCGGCGATCGAGGCGCCCGGCGGCTGGCTGACGAAGGTCGCCGCGCGCCTCTGCCTCAACCTGCTCGGCTCGGCGCGGGTGCGCCGGGAACGCTACGTGGGTGACTGGCTGCCGGAGCCGCTGCCCGAACCGGGCGGCGACCCGGCCGACCGGGTGGCGCTCGACGAGTCGGTCACCATGGCCTTCCTCGTGGTGCTCGACTCGATGACCCCGGCCGAGCGGGTCGCGTTCGTGCTCCACGACGTCTTCCGCTACCCGTTCACCGAAGTGGCCGAGATCCTCGGCCGGTCACCGGCGGCGTGCCGCCAGCTGGCCACGTCGGCACGCCGTCGCGTCCGCACCGCGCGGAAGCCCGCGCCCGCCGCCCGTCAGGCGGAAGTCGTCCGGAAGTTCAAGCGGGCATGGGAAGCCGGGGACATCGGCGCGCTGGTCGGCCTGCTCGACCCGGGGGTGACCGCCGTCGGCGACGGCGGTGGCCGGGCCGGCACCCGGCGGAGCCCGGTCGAAGGCGCCGAGGAGCTGGTGCGTTACCTGCTCGCCATCGCCGAGCGGCTCAGCGCGCTGGAACTGGCGGAGTGCACGGTCAACGGGCAGCCCGGCCTCCTCGCGCGGGAGAACGGCGTGACGGTGACGGTGTACGCGTTCGATCTCGACGGGGAGCGGATCAGGAACATCTGGGCGGTGCGGAATCCGGAGAAGCTCCGCCTGTGGAACACCCGACGCGCGGGAGCGGCGTGA
- a CDS encoding AraC family transcriptional regulator, with the protein MKNIPVAELDDDPRAVLPIATDYPPGCLLDWHEHRRAQFLYAARGTMVADTDRGTWTIPRERAVMIPARTRHRVMMDGVRTASLYVEPAAVPWWPDSCEVVEVGPLLRELLLAAAELPVGYRVSGRDGALIDLLLHELATLTPLPLHVPLPTSPVLRSLCREFLLHPHVSVTNADWARAALLSERSLTRLFQREVGTGPSAWRRRAGLLAAVPLLRDETVSEVAARLGYATPAAFTHAFTRELSMTPSSLRTVPS; encoded by the coding sequence ATGAAGAACATTCCCGTCGCCGAACTCGACGACGACCCGCGCGCAGTCCTGCCGATCGCCACGGACTACCCGCCCGGCTGCCTGCTCGACTGGCACGAGCACCGCCGCGCGCAGTTCCTGTACGCGGCACGCGGCACCATGGTCGCCGACACCGACCGCGGTACCTGGACCATTCCGCGTGAGCGGGCGGTGATGATCCCGGCGCGCACGCGGCACCGCGTGATGATGGACGGGGTCCGGACGGCGAGCCTCTACGTCGAGCCCGCCGCGGTGCCGTGGTGGCCGGACTCGTGCGAGGTCGTCGAGGTGGGCCCGCTGCTGCGGGAACTGCTGCTCGCCGCCGCCGAACTGCCGGTGGGCTATCGCGTGTCCGGAAGGGACGGTGCGCTGATCGACCTGCTGCTGCACGAACTCGCCACGCTCACGCCGCTTCCGCTGCACGTCCCGCTGCCGACGTCGCCGGTGCTGCGGTCGCTGTGCCGCGAGTTCCTGCTCCACCCGCACGTGAGCGTCACGAACGCGGACTGGGCACGCGCGGCGCTGCTCAGCGAGCGGTCGCTGACCCGGTTGTTCCAGCGCGAAGTGGGCACCGGGCCGTCGGCATGGCGTCGCCGGGCGGGACTGCTCGCCGCCGTTCCGCTGCTGCGTGACGAGACGGTGAGCGAGGTCGCCGCCCGCCTCGGCTACGCGACGCCCGCCGCCTTCACGCACGCTTTCACGCGGGAGCTGTCGATGACCCCGTCCAGCCTGCGAACCGTGCCGAGCTGA
- a CDS encoding sulfite exporter TauE/SafE family protein — protein sequence MELLFLVVVGVLTGVTTVLFGFGGGFVTVPVILWVDASLGAQAAVVAVATSSVVMVVNAAVATLATSRDVLRRLRGSARLCVLLAAGGVAGALLARVAPPALIHWGFVAYLCVTIADVLLRPGFFRTAAEPTRREFPISSALGVPIGATASFLGVGGSVMTVPLLRRGGLAMSVAAPLANPLTLVISAPALVVFLLGTPEATGVVGAIDLRSAAVLLVSAIPVIVLLRRRPPRVRDDVHAWTYLGLLVVVTLAAVGAAW from the coding sequence ATGGAGTTGCTGTTCCTCGTGGTGGTGGGCGTGCTCACCGGCGTGACCACGGTGTTGTTCGGCTTCGGCGGCGGGTTCGTCACGGTGCCGGTGATCCTGTGGGTGGACGCGTCACTCGGGGCGCAGGCGGCCGTGGTCGCCGTCGCCACCTCGTCGGTGGTGATGGTGGTGAACGCCGCCGTCGCCACGCTCGCCACCTCCCGTGACGTGCTGCGGCGCCTCCGCGGTTCGGCACGGCTGTGCGTGCTGCTCGCGGCAGGCGGGGTGGCCGGTGCCCTGCTCGCGCGCGTGGCGCCGCCCGCGCTGATCCACTGGGGTTTTGTCGCCTACCTGTGCGTGACCATCGCCGATGTCCTGCTGCGCCCGGGTTTCTTCCGCACGGCCGCGGAACCCACCCGGCGGGAGTTCCCCATCTCCTCGGCGCTCGGGGTGCCGATCGGGGCGACCGCGTCGTTCCTCGGCGTGGGCGGCAGCGTGATGACCGTGCCGCTGCTGCGCCGCGGCGGGCTGGCGATGTCCGTCGCGGCGCCGCTGGCCAACCCGCTGACCCTGGTGATCAGCGCGCCCGCGCTGGTGGTGTTCCTGCTGGGCACGCCGGAAGCGACCGGCGTGGTCGGCGCGATCGACCTGCGCTCGGCGGCGGTCCTGCTGGTTTCGGCGATCCCGGTGATCGTGCTGCTGCGACGGCGTCCGCCACGGGTCCGCGACGACGTGCACGCCTGGACCTATCTCGGCTTGCTCGTGGTGGTCACCCTGGCCGCGGTGGGCGCCGCCTGGTGA
- a CDS encoding LysR family transcriptional regulator, whose protein sequence is MLTAERLRVLVEVAHAGSIATAARRMGFTPSALSQQLARLEREAGCTLLERRPTGVALTEAGRLLVAHGEVVTGELRAAERALAELRELPATDLSIGTFATAGQVLLPPALRAFREAHPRTRLRLIDLEPPDGYGLVLSGELDLLITHRYPGVRLPPARGLARRPLLADRLRLVLPADHPLATARRARFEDFAGDDWISGDDTAPSRVCFESLVAETGVAPRVAYETRDYAVILALVRAGLGVSFVPDSLLAGAARDGLVVRDLTGRRPVREIHTVHRDRPPAHVTTMVSLLADSVGAVTRRRPPRPG, encoded by the coding sequence ATGCTCACCGCCGAACGCCTCCGCGTCCTGGTCGAGGTCGCGCACGCCGGATCGATCGCGACCGCCGCGCGGCGCATGGGGTTCACGCCGTCCGCCCTGTCGCAGCAGCTCGCCAGGCTGGAACGCGAGGCGGGCTGCACGTTGCTGGAACGGCGGCCGACCGGCGTCGCGCTGACCGAAGCGGGACGGCTGCTGGTCGCCCACGGCGAAGTGGTCACCGGTGAGCTGCGGGCCGCCGAACGGGCCCTCGCGGAACTGCGCGAGTTGCCCGCCACCGACCTGAGCATCGGCACCTTCGCGACCGCCGGGCAGGTGCTCCTCCCGCCCGCGCTGCGTGCCTTCCGCGAAGCGCATCCACGGACCCGGTTGCGCCTGATCGATCTCGAACCACCGGACGGCTACGGCCTGGTCCTGTCCGGTGAGCTGGACCTGCTCATCACGCACCGCTATCCGGGCGTCCGGCTGCCACCAGCGCGCGGCCTCGCCCGGCGGCCGCTGCTGGCCGACCGGCTGCGCCTGGTCCTGCCCGCGGACCACCCGCTGGCGACCGCCCGGCGCGCGCGGTTCGAGGATTTTGCCGGGGACGACTGGATTTCCGGCGACGACACCGCGCCGAGCCGCGTGTGCTTCGAAAGCCTGGTGGCGGAAACGGGCGTGGCACCGCGCGTGGCCTACGAGACGCGGGACTACGCGGTGATCCTCGCGCTCGTGCGGGCCGGGCTGGGTGTGTCGTTCGTACCGGACAGCCTGCTCGCCGGTGCCGCGCGGGACGGACTGGTGGTGCGCGACCTGACCGGCAGGCGGCCGGTGCGCGAGATCCACACCGTGCACCGCGACCGGCCGCCCGCGCACGTCACGACCATGGTGTCCCTGCTGGCGGACAGCGTGGGCGCGGTCACCAGGCGGCGCCCACCGCGGCCAGGGTGA
- a CDS encoding serine/threonine dehydratase — MTATFTPEITDVTAAAERMRPHVRRTPLLHAEIDGRPVVLKLEHLQRTGSFKLRGALNALLAGDRPDEVVTASGGNHGIGVATAAAILGLPATVYVPTQVPEGKARRIEGAGARLVRAGGSYAEAAAAARSAAARPGVRYLEAYNDPVVIAGQGTVAAEIVQDTPEVDSIVVSVGGGGLAAGIALGGAGRLTVAVEPERCACLHHALAAGEPVDAETVSVASSALGATRVGEVPFGVLSSRPVRSLLVAEDDIVAARDRLWEEFRLAVEPAAAVPFAAWLSGRVPGERPCVVLCGANAEWTP; from the coding sequence ATGACAGCCACCTTCACGCCCGAGATCACCGACGTCACCGCGGCGGCCGAGCGCATGCGCCCGCACGTCCGGCGCACGCCGCTGCTGCACGCGGAGATCGACGGCAGGCCGGTGGTGCTCAAGCTCGAGCACCTGCAGCGCACCGGCTCGTTCAAGCTGCGCGGCGCGCTCAACGCGCTGCTCGCCGGGGACCGGCCGGACGAGGTGGTGACCGCGTCGGGCGGCAACCACGGCATCGGCGTGGCGACCGCCGCGGCGATCCTCGGCCTGCCCGCCACGGTGTACGTGCCCACCCAGGTCCCCGAGGGCAAGGCGCGGCGCATCGAAGGCGCGGGCGCGCGCCTGGTCCGCGCGGGCGGCAGTTACGCCGAAGCCGCCGCGGCGGCGCGATCGGCCGCGGCCCGGCCGGGCGTTCGCTACCTCGAGGCGTACAACGACCCGGTGGTGATCGCGGGCCAGGGCACGGTCGCCGCCGAAATCGTCCAGGACACACCGGAGGTCGACTCGATCGTGGTCTCCGTGGGCGGGGGCGGCCTCGCGGCGGGCATCGCGCTGGGTGGTGCGGGCCGGCTGACGGTGGCCGTCGAGCCGGAGCGGTGCGCGTGCCTGCACCACGCGCTGGCCGCGGGTGAACCGGTGGACGCCGAGACGGTGTCCGTCGCGTCGTCGGCGCTTGGCGCCACCCGGGTGGGCGAAGTACCGTTCGGCGTGCTATCGAGCCGTCCGGTGCGCTCGCTGCTGGTGGCCGAGGACGACATCGTCGCCGCGCGCGACCGGCTGTGGGAGGAGTTCCGGCTGGCCGTCGAACCGGCGGCCGCGGTGCCGTTCGCCGCGTGGCTGAGCGGCCGGGTCCCCGGCGAGCGGCCGTGCGTGGTGCTCTGCGGCGCCAACGCGGAATGGACCCCGTGA
- a CDS encoding ANTAR domain-containing protein yields MNPEPLAGEFAVLTRSLLTAANIADVLGHVAAAAERLVPGVDVVSVSLRDQDATLYTPVGSTPLADELDRLQNQFQEGPCFDAARPDGPASAVSTDLARDADWPKFGPACGDLGLTSVLSTALLPDPGDLVRTRGALNVYSRGQLGEGAENILLLLATHAALALAHTRAVSREELQRTQLQQAIESRDVIGQAKGILMARRGLSADEAFAVLRRTSQDLNTKLAELAHTLATRHTELDLPDTSP; encoded by the coding sequence ATGAACCCAGAGCCGCTCGCCGGGGAGTTCGCCGTGCTCACCCGGTCGCTGCTGACCGCGGCCAACATCGCCGACGTGCTCGGGCACGTCGCGGCGGCGGCCGAGCGGCTGGTTCCCGGCGTGGACGTGGTCAGCGTCAGCCTGCGTGACCAGGACGCCACGCTGTACACCCCGGTCGGCAGCACCCCGCTGGCGGACGAGCTGGACCGGCTGCAGAACCAGTTCCAGGAGGGACCGTGCTTCGACGCGGCACGCCCGGACGGCCCGGCCTCGGCGGTCAGCACCGACTTGGCGCGGGACGCGGACTGGCCGAAGTTCGGCCCGGCCTGCGGGGACCTCGGGCTCACTTCGGTGCTGTCCACCGCGCTGCTGCCCGATCCCGGCGATCTGGTGCGCACGCGGGGCGCGCTCAACGTGTACTCGCGCGGCCAGCTGGGGGAGGGCGCGGAGAACATCCTGCTGCTGCTGGCCACGCACGCCGCGCTCGCCCTGGCGCACACCCGCGCGGTCAGCCGGGAGGAACTGCAGCGGACGCAGCTCCAGCAGGCCATCGAAAGCCGGGACGTGATCGGGCAGGCCAAGGGCATCCTGATGGCGCGGCGCGGGCTGTCCGCGGACGAGGCGTTCGCGGTGCTGCGCCGGACCTCACAGGACCTCAACACCAAGCTGGCCGAACTCGCGCACACCCTCGCCACCCGGCACACCGAGCTGGACCTGCCCGACACGAGCCCGTGA